Genomic DNA from Streptomyces venezuelae:
GGCCGTCTCCCTGTCCGTCGGCGGATCGTGCCGGATGTGCGGCAGGGTGACAGGTCGGGCCTCAACTGGCCATACGTACGCCCGTAGTGAGGAGGAACCTCAGGTCCGTTCCACGGGCGGGAGCAGCAGGTCCCTCTCCGGGTGCTTCTCGCCCATGACGCTCCCCTGGATGCCGAGGTCGCGTCGCGCCGCCTCGTGGAAGTCGTTGATGGCGCGGAACGCGGCGCGGTTCCGGTCGCGCCACTCGGCCAGGGTCCCGGTGATCCGGCCCGTGGCCTGCCAGTCGATCTCGGCGATCAGGGCGTTGAGGTCGTGACCTGCCTCGATGGCGTCGTCGCCGCCGAGGAGCATGACGCGTTCGAAGGCGCTGCCCCAGGTGCGGCCCGCGTCGGCGAGGTCGGCGCGGAGTTCCTGCTCCGACCATTCGGTGTGGCGCCCGTGCTCCCGGAACTCGTAGAGGCGGACGGCGTGGGCGACCCGTGCCTTGGCCGCGTCGACGTAGGCGCCGTACGCCTCCACCTTCCTGTCGTCCCAGCGGGTCAGGAGCTGGTGCCGGTTGCGGGAGCGTTCCATCAGGTAGTTGGTCGCGTGCGTCGACAGCGCGCCGAGCAGGACGGCCCCCACGGTCACGAGTTGCTCTCCGGTACCCAACCCGCCCCCAGCCGTGCCCTCTTGAGATGACCGGACGATCTTACGAGAGCGGGCCGGGTCGTGCTCGTGTTCAGACGAACATCCCCAGCGCGTCGTCCAGTGACCATGTCTGCCAGCTCATCGCGAAGAAGGCGACGAACGAGGCGAGGGCCATCATGAGGTTCTGCCCCTGCTCGGCCCAGTCGTGGATCATCAGGACGAGGTAGACGAGGTTGAGGACGAATCCGCAGACCAGGGCGACGGGGGTGAGGAAGCCGACGATCAGGCCGAGGCCCAGGGCCAGTTCGGCGTAGGCGACGACGTACGCCATCACGCGCGGCCGCGGCTTGACCACCACGTTGAAGCCCTCGCGCACCGCGGACCACCGGTGTTTCTCGGCGATGCCCGCGGCCCACCCGATGCCGCCCCCGCCGAACCACGTCTTCTTGTCCTTGTGGCGCCAGCTCTCCAGCCACCACAGGCCGATCCCGATCCGGAGTACGGCCACCCACTCGGCTCCGCCGAGCCAGATCGTCTGCATCGCGCGACCTCCCTACGAACCTGACGGGGCGTCAGTTCAGCGGATCGGGGCGTGACGCGCAAGGGGCCGAGTTGCAGGCGGACGCTTGCCGCCGGCGGAGTGAGCCCATAATCTCGATCCGACGCCAAATCTGATGGATCGTCAGATCAGTAGGGGGCACAACAGTGGTCAGCAGCGAGGACGGCACCAAGGAACTCCCCCGGGTCATCAGCGTGGACGACCACGTGATCGAGCCCGCGCACCTCTTCGAGACATGGCTCCCCGCCAAGTACCGCGACCGGGGCCCCAAGCCCTTCACCGCGGGCATCGGCGAGCTGGAGTACGTCGGCGGCAAGTACCGGTTCACGACCGACCCGGCGGGACAGATCACCGACTGGTGGGAGTACGAGGGCAGCATCTTCCCGTACAAGCGGATCATCGCCGCCGTCGGCTTCTCGCGCGACGAGATGACGCTGGACGGCATCACCCGCGAACAGATGCGCAAGGGCTGCTGGGACCCCAAGGCCCGGCTCGCGGACATGGACCTCAACCACGTCGAGGCGTCCCTCTGCTTCCCCACCTTTCCCCGCTTCTGCGGCCAGACGTTCTCCGAGGCCAAGGACAAGGAGGTCGGCCTCGCCTGCGTCCGCGCCTACAACGACTGGATGGTCGAGGAGTGGTGCGGCGACAGCGGTGGGCGGCTGATCCCGCTCTGCCTGATCCCGCTCTGGGACGTGGGCCTCGCCGTCGCCGAGATCGAACGCAACGCCGCACGCGGGGTGCGGGCCGTCACCTTCAGCGAGATCCCGACGTACCTGGGCCTGCCGTCGATCCACTCCGGGTACTGGGACCCGTTCTTCGCGGCCTGCGAGGAGACCGGGACCGTCGTGAACATGCACATCGGCTCGTCGTCGCAGATGCCGGCCGCCTCCCCGGACGCGCCGCCCGCGGTCCAGGCCTCCCTCTCCTTCAACAACGCGATGGCGTCGATGATGGACTTCCTCTTCAGCGGCGTCCTGGTGAAGTTCCCGCGGCTCAAACTCGCCTACAGCGAGGGCCAGATGGGCTGGATCCCCTACGCCCTGGAGCGCGCCGACGACGTGTGGGAGGAGCACCGGGCGTGGGGCGGCGTGAAGGACCTGATCCCGGAGCCCCCGTCGACGTACTACTACCGGCAGATCTTCTGCTGCTTCTTCCGCGACAAGCACGGCATCGAGGCGATCGAGACCGTCGGCGTCGACAACGCCACGTTCGAGACGGACTACCCCCACGTCGACTCCACGTGGCCGCACACCAAGGAGGTCGCCGCCGAGCACGTCGGCCATCTTCCGGAGGAGACCGCGTACAAGCTGCTGCGCGGCAACGCGATCCGCATGCTGGACCTGCCGTTCGACCGGGCCGGGCGGTAGGGGGCGGGGGAGGGGCGGATACGGTTCATTCGACCGTGACGGAGAGGCAGGCAGTCGAATGAGCACCCCCCTTTCGGAGACGATGGTCACGCTCGGGCGGCGGTACGTGCGTGACGCCCCCGGCACCGTCGGCAAAGCGGCGCTCGCCGCCCGGTTCCTGAACGCGCACCTCCGCGAGAACCCTCGCCGCCGCGTCGTCGCCGACCGGTACGGCCACCGCTTCGCCGTCGACACCCAGGACCTCATCCAGCGCTACGTGTACCTGTTCGGCGCCTGGGAGCCGCACATGACACGGTGGCTGCGCGGGTGCCTCGGGCCCGGGGACGTCTTCGTCGACGTCGGCGCGAACGTGGGGTACTTCGCCGTCCTGGGGGCCGGGCTCGTGGGCCCGGCGGGGCACGTCGTGGCGATCGAGGCCTCGCCCGCGTTCCACGAGCGGGTGCTGCTGCACGCCGAGCTGAACGGCTGCTCCAACGTCCGCGCGGTCAACGCCGCCGTCTCGGACGCGCACAAGCGGCTCACGTTCATCCTCGCCAGCTCGCACAACATGGGCGCGAACAGCATCGTTCCGTACGACGGACCCGCCGAGTCCACCTTCGACGCGGACGCCGCACCGCTGCCCGAGCTCCTGGAGGCCGACGAGCTGGCCCGCGCGCGCGTGATCAAGATCGATGTGGAGGGCGCGGAGGGGGGCGTCGTCCGCGGCCTGGCCCCCGCGCTGGGCAGCCTCCGCGAGGACGTGGAGATCGCTGTGGAGGTGACGCCTGACCGCATGGAACAGCTCGGCGACTCGGTGGACGAGCTGATGAAGACGATGGGGGAGGCGGGCTTCCACGCGTACCGGCTGATCAACGAGTACGCCCCCGAGACCTACCCTCCGGCGATCCGGCACCCCGCGCCGCCGGTGCGGTGGCGGGAGCCGATCACCGAGGAGACGGAGCTGGTGTTCTCCAGGGTCGACGCGGAGACGCTGTGAGGCGTTCCTGGCCCGAGCGGAGTCAGTCCGCCTTCGGCGGGAAGCTCCACCGCAACGCGGAGAGCGACCGTGCCCGCTCCGCCACCACCGCCATGCGCGCGTCCCGCTCCGCGGTGTCGGTGTGGGCGCTCTGGCCCGTCACCTGCCCCTCCCACTTGCGGTAGAGCAACCCCACCTCGGACGAGAACCAGCCGCGCGCGACGGAGTTGAGCGCGAGCAGCAGGCCCGTGTCCTCCGAGGCGGGCAGCGCCATCCAGCCGCCCAGGGCGACGAGGAGGTCACGGCGGACGAAGAGGGTCGCGGGGTGGACCGGCGCGCGGTAGTCGTGGCCCGACCAGTAGTCGATGACGCTCATGCGCTCCACAGGGCCGTGCTCCGGGTCGCCGGGGAAGCCGACCGTGGAGCCGTCGGGGAGCAGGTCGAGCACCCGTGAGGTGGCCCAGCCGAGCTGCGGGTCCGCTTCGAGCGCCGCGAGGTCGCGGGCCAGCGCGCCGGGGGCGAGCCGGTCGTCGGCGTCCAGGACCTTCACGTACTCCCCGTCGGCGTGCGCGAGCGCCATCGTGCGGGCGACACCGGGACCGCCCGGCCGCCCCTGCCGGAACGTGACGCGCTCGTCGTCCGGGACGTGCGGCGCGACCTGGTCCGTCCTGCCGTCCTCCTGGATCAGCCAGTGCCACTCCCACCCGTCGGGGAGCTCCTGCGCGAGCAGCGACGCGTACGCGTCGGACAGGAACGGGGCAGACGGCGCGTGGACGGCGGTGACGATGATGATGCGCCGGCGCACGGCACTCACCACCTTTCCAGGGGAGTGGTGAAGACGGCTTCCGTGCGGTCGCCGGGCAGGGTGACATGGGCGACCTCGACGACGCGGCCCTGCGTGTCGTACGACGTCTTGCGGAGCAGCAGCACGGACGTGCCGGGCGGCAGCTCCAGTTCCGCGGCCTCCTCCGGCGTGGGCGGCCGTGCGGTGATCCGCTCCTCGACGCGGTCCAGCTCGATGCCGACGGTGGACAGCTGGTTCTGCGTGCCGCCGGGCCACGGCTCCTTGGTGTCGTCCAGGAGGTCCGGGTTCCCGGCGATGTGGTCGCGGACCAGGTAGGAGGTGGCCAGGTTGAAGGGGGCGTTCTCGGCGGCGTACCGGGTCCGGTACGAGCGCTCGATCAGGGGTGTCCCCTCCGGGACGTCGAAGACGGACGCGAGGTGTGCGTCCGCGCGGACCTCGCGGTACTCCGCGTGGAACACGAGGTCCTGGAGTTCGAGTCCGGTGTCGTGCTCGGTGGCGCCGGTGCGCGCCCTGCGCTCTTCCGGCTGGTGCACGCGGTTCTTCTCCCACTGGTGGCGGGAGTTGTCGCGGACGACACCGGCGCGCGGCCTGCGGACGAAGTTGCCGCGCCCGTGCTCCTTCTCGATGAGCCCTTCCTCCCGCAGGAGGCGGAGCGCGTCGCGGAGCGTCGGGACGCTGCGCCGGTACTGCTCGGCGAGCTTCGTCTCGGCGGGCAGCCGCTCGCCCGGCCGCAGCAGGCCCGCGCGGATGGAGCGGCGGATGTCGTCCGCTATCTGCTCGTATGCCTTGGGCATCGCGCTCACCATCCGTCGTCGGGGACCGTTCCGTCGGGACCGGCCCACACCCTACGACTCCTCAAGAGGAGTTGACGACCGCGCTGGAAAGTTTCCGTACGAAACGATCTCTTGCCTAAAAGGTAAAAGCGTCGACGCAAATGGAAGGGCCCGATCGCTGGCGACGGGGGATGCACCAGCGATCGGGCTCTGTTCCAACAGTAACAAGCCCGAATGGATAGTGGGAGTCAACTCCGCGAATAAAGTATGGAGTTGTGATCGGGATCACGTACCCGGGCGATCGCCGGAGAAGGCGTGCGGCGTGCCCGAACGGGCAGGATCCTGGCCGAAAAGGCCCGTGTGAAGCCCGTGTGGGGCCCGTCTGTTACTCGTCGCACGGCGGCTCGTACGAGAGCCGGGGCAGATACTCATCCCATTTCTCGCGGGTGAGAACACCCCGAGTGGTCGAGCAAATCCGCTTAACCGCTTCCTCGGTGTCCAAGTTCCACAACCGGACGGTATCCGTGCCGCTCGCCACCCCCAGCATGTCGCTCTGCGGGCTGAAGGACAGGAAGCTCCCCATCTTGGTGTTGGGGCTCATCGACTGGCCGATGGGGGACGTGTCGGTGGGGTCGGCGACGTTCCAGAGCCGCACCGTGTTGTCGTTGCCGCCCGTCGCCAGGGTGTGGCCGTCCTTGCTGAACGTCAGCGCGACGACGGCGTCGGTGTGGCCGGTGAGAGAGGCATCGAGCCGGGCGGGTTCGCGCGGGTCGCCGATGTCCCAGAGCCGCACCGTGCCGTCGTCGCTGCCGCTGGCCAGCGTGCGCCCGTCCGGGCTGTAGACGACGGTGTTGACGGGACCCAGGTGCCCCTTGAGGGGCGGCTGGAACGGCACGGCCCGCCGCGGATCGGTCACGTTCCACAGCCGTACGGTGCCGTCCGCGCTGCCGCTGACCAGCGTGCGCCCGTCCTGCCCGAACGTGAGGGAGTTGACGTACCCCTGATGGCCGGTGAGCGGCTCGCCCAGCCTGCGCGGACGGGTGGGCGAGGTGATGTCCCAGAGCTGGATGGTGCGGTCGGTGTAGGGGGTCGCGAGGGTGCGGCCGTCCCTGCTGAAGGCGAGCGCCGCGGCGAACCGGGTGCGCAGCCGGACGGGCGGCCCGTAGGGGACGGGATGCTTCGGGTCGGCGACGTTCCACAGCTGCACGGCACGGTTGCCCGTCAGCACGGCGAGCGTACGGCCGTCCGGCGAGAACACCGGCGCCCGGACGTTGCCCTCCCCGGGACGGAACGGCTTGCCCAGCGGAGTGGGACGTTCCGGCCGCTGTACGTCCCACAACCGGACCTTCTCGTCCCGAGAGGCTGTCGCCAGCACCTTCCCGTCGGGCCGGAACGCCCCTATCCGTCCGAGCATGTCCCCCGTCGAGATCGACCAGAGGCGCACCTTGTTGTCGCCGCTCCCGGTGGCGAGGAACCGTCCGTCGGGGCTGAACCCCAAGGCGTACATCTCCCCGCTGCTGCCCGAGAGGGACTCGCCGACCTGCGACGGATGCGACGGGTCGCGGACGTTCCACAGGCTCGCCGTGCTGTCCGCGCTCGCGGCGGCGAGCATGGTGCCCGACGGATTGAAGGCGACCGACCAGAGCGGACCGGTGTGCCCGGTGAGCGGCGTCCCGAGCGCCTTGCCGTGCTCCGGGTCGGAGACGTCCCACAGCCGGATCGTGTTGTCGGCGCCACCGCTCGCGAGGGTGTCGTCGTCGGGGCTGAAGGCCACGGAGTGCACGGTGGTCGAATGCCCGCGCAGCACCGTGTCGACGGGCTCCGGCCTGTTCGGGTCGTCCGTGTTCCACAGGTGGATCGTGCCGTCGTCCCCGCCGGCCGCGAGGGTCCGCCCGTCATGGCTGAACGCGACCGACCGCACGGCCTCGGTGTGCCCGGTCAGCTTCGCGATCCGCTTCGGCTCGCGCGGCTCGTCCACGTCCCACAGGCGGACGGCCTTGTCCTCGTTGGCGGCGGCGAGGGTCTTCCCGTCCGGGCTGAACGCGAGCAGATAGATGGCCCCGCCCTGCCCGGTCACCGGGCTGCCGAGGAGCCGGGGATGCCGCGGGTCCCGTACGTTCCACAGCCGGATCGTGCCGTCGTCGGACGCGCTCGCGAGGGTGTTGCCGTCCGGGCTGAAGACCGCGGTGCTCACCCAGCTCTTGTGCCCGGTGAGGGGCTTGCCCAGCGGTTCGGGGTGCGTCGGGTCGGAGAGGTCCCACAGGCGTACGGTCCGGTCGTAGCTGGCCGTGGCGAGGAGCCGCCCGTCCGGGCTGAACGAGGTGAGGTAGACGGCGCCCTTGTGGCCGAGGAGCGGGGTGGCGAGCGGCGCGTTCACGATCGAGATCAGCCGGTTGCGGGTGCCCTCGTCGCCGGGGCGCAGCCGGTGCGCCACCAGGTCGAGCTGCGCGGACAGGGACGGGTCGGTGTGCTGGGCGCGGTCGGCCTCGGCGACGACCTGCTCGAACACCGCGTCGTCCCGCTGCTGCCGGGCGACGACAGCGGACACGACGGCGACCATCGCCAGGACGACCAGTGTCGCCACGGCGCCCCGGCTGATCCACACCATGCGCCTGCGCAGCCGCGCGGAGGCGGCCAGGAACTCCATGGCGCCCTTGGTCAGATACGTGTCGCCGGCGGTCCGTGCCCACTCCCGCGCCTGTTCGAGCCGGGACCCCCTGTACAACAGCGACGAGTCCCGATCGGAGTCCTCCCAGGACTTGCCGTCCTCCTCGAGACGCTGCCGCAGCAGATGGTCGTTCCTGTCCTCGTCGATCCAGTCGCGCAGTCGCGGCCAGGCGTGCAGCAGCGCCTCGTGGGTGATCTCCACGGTCTCCGCGTCGAGGGTCACGAGCCGGGCGCGGACCAGTGCTTCGAGGGACTCCTCCGTCTTGTGGGGATCGGTCGACTCCTCGGCCAACTGCCGACGCGTACCCCTCCGCCGGGTGGCCTGGGTGTCCTCGCCCAGCCGCACGAGCCGCAGCAGGAGCAGCCGTGCCGCCGTCCGCGCCGCCGGGTCGAGCCCGGACCAGGCACGCTCGGCGGTCGCCGCGACGGCACCCTGGATGCCGCCCGCCGCCCGGTACCCGGCCAGCGTCAGCCGCCCCGTCTTCCGCCGCTGCCAGGTGGCGAGCAGCGCGTGCGACAACAGCGGCAGCACACCCGCGTCGTGCGCCCCGCGGGGCCCGTCCGTGCTCACCTCCCGCACGATCAGCTCGGCGAGCCCCGGTTCGAGTTCGAGCCCCACGGCCTTGGCGGGCCCGGTGACCGCCTTGCGCAGCTCCGACGTCGTCAACGGCCCGAGGACCATGTGCCGGTGCTGCAGCGCGTCGGCCAGCTCGGGATACCCGAGGCACTCCTCGTAGAAGTCGGCCCGTATCCCGAGAACGACGAGGGCCGGTGCGTGCGTCTCGCCCTCCCCGGGCGAACAGGCGGCGTGCAGCACCCGGATGAAGGCCCGCCGGTCGGCTTCGTCGGGGCAGAGGGTGAAGGTCTCCTCGAACTGATCGACGATGATGACGGGTCGGCTGACGGCGACGGTGTCGGGGCTGCTGGAACCGCCCACCTCGGCACCGGAACGCTCGCCGGACGCCGCGCCGCCCTCGCGCTCACCGGCCGCCGCGCCGTCTCCCCGGCCGCCCGACGCCGTGCCGCTCTCCCGGCCGCCCGACACTGTGCCGCTCTCCCGGCCGCCGGACGCCGCGCTGTCCTGCCGCCCGGCTGACGCCGCGCCACTCTCTCGCCCGGCCGACGCCGTTCCGCTCTCCCGCTCACCCCACGCGGCTACGGCTTCCCGCACGCTCTGCGCACACGCGCGAGCACGGTCGTCCACCGCCGGCTCGTCCTCCCCCGGCTCGCCCTCCCCGGCAGGCAGGACACGGGCGAGCTCGGGGATGTTCCGGGTGAGCTCGGTGAGGGGATCGGCACCGGGCACGAGCTGCAGAACGGGCCCGGCGACCCACGCGCCCCCCTCCTCCCGGGCCAGCGAGGCACCCCCTTGGAGGGCCGGCACGAGACCGGCATTGAGGAGGGACGACTTCCCGGCGCCCGACGCGCCCACGAGCATGACGAGACCGCCCGACTCGGCGGCGCGGAGCTGGGCGAGGAGGGCGTCGGTGCTCCGCTCACGCCCGAAGAACCACTGGGCGTCCTGAGACCGGTAGGAGGCGAGCCCACGATAAGGACAGACACCGGCAAACCCACCCGCGCCGGGGCCGCCCCCGTCCCCACTCCCTGACGGCTCTCCCCTGTCAGGGGTGCCGTCGGGACCCGTGGCTGTGGCTGACCGCTCGCCGACGGGATCGGCGACGGCGCGCTCCCAGAGGCGGTGCCACTGGGCCATGTCGTAGAGACCGGGGGAGACGGGCGCGGGCCGCTCGCGGCGCGCGTCGGGGATGAGGACGTGGAGCACCGCGGCGAGCGCGGCGAACTGCGCCGGTACGTTCTTGGCCCGCCGCCAGTCACTGATCCGCTGGGCGGACACGCGTACGGGTCGCCCGCGCTCGTCGACCCGCTGGAGGCGGACGACCGCTTCGGCCACACGCTTGAGGGGCGGGTTGCCGGCTTCCTTGTACAGCAGCGCGAGACGTTCCGCGAAGCTTGTGCGTGCCCCTGAGTCGGAACTCAAGGCCTCCACCCCTTACTTCCGCCGCACTTGGTCATCCGGACCGGAAAACTCACTTTATACGGCTGACCTGCGGCGAAGGAGTCCGGACGGATCCGGTGCCTCCTCTGCGGTACCCGCAACTGGCAGGATCTCATCGCAGTAGCGAACCAACCACGCAGCGTCCTGGCAGGTCACCGGCTCACTGCTCACGAAGGCGCCTGACACCACCGATCGTTCTGAGCCTGGCTTGTGCCGGAGTGATGACGGGGCCGCCGCGTGGCTCCGAAGACTTGTGCAGACGGCCATACCCGGACCGCATTCACATCGAACGCGAATCCGGACTTTCCCTGATCCGCGCCGATACGCGGGAGCACCACGGGTCGGCGCCCTCCGCGTCGATCGGTGCCGGTCCCCACGAGGGGAGGGACCGGCACCGATACGACGTGGAGTACGAGCTCTACTTGCCGTCGTCCTTGCCATCCTTGGCGGCCTCGGCGAGCGTGTGCGCGACGAGCGCGTTGGCGTGCCCGTGCCCCAGGGAGTACTCGTCCTTGAGCCATGCCACGAGCTCCATGTGCTTGCGCAGCGGCGAGGCCCGAATGACCTCTTTCCACTCGGCGACGGGCCGCCCGTACTTCTTCTCGATGGAGGGAAAGTAGGCGGCGGGTCCCTTGGGGGCGGTCTGGGTCATGGCGGGGTCCTCTGCGTAGGTCTGACTGATCACTCGTCACGAGTACAGACGGCCTCGTACGAAACGCCTCATCGCGCCTGAGAGGTGACTTGCCCCACAAGCCAACCCACCCCAGGCGCCTCGGTGGATTCGGCTACTGACGGACTGAACCTCCTGAACGCCGACGTCCCGAACGCCCTCGACCCGTCGCAGGGCAGGCAACCACCCCGCCCTGCGTCTTCGACGGTGACCGGGGCCGCCCGGTGTGGACCGGAGTGTGGCGGTTCCGGGCCGCGAGTAAAGGGCGCTCCGCTGCGCTACGCGTCGGCTCCGCCGATTCCGCTCCGCTCCACCCTTGACTCCCACCCGGATCCGCCGCCTCACCCTGGCCGTCCGGGTCAAAGGGCAGGTCGCGGTGGAGGGGCGGGAGTCAAGGGTGGAGCGCAGCGGAACCGGCGGAGCCGACGCGGACGTAGTGTCAGGCGTCGGGCTTGCGGGAGAGGCGAGTCTTCTGCCGCAGCGTAAGGGTCTGGGTGCCATCGTCCAGGGTGCGCAGAAGTTCCTGCCCAGCGAGGTCGTGGGGGAGCTGAGGACATGCCCGGTGGGAGTGTCCGGTGCGGTTACCTGCCGCGTCGTACGCGCAGCTGGTCGTGGCACCCGTCGGTGTCGTGCGGCGCACGGGTCGGCCCACGGCGTCATAGGTGTGCCGGACGGTACGCCCGGTCGCCTCAGCGGTGAGGCGGCCTGCGGCGTCGCCGAAGACGTCCCCATTGCTGTTCGCCCTCACCCGCAGGTTGGCGATGGCGCTACACGCACATCACTGCGCGGATGAGGAACCGGCTCATGGAGCAGCTCACCGTTCAGTGGGAAGAGGCGTTGGACGCACGTCTGGCCATGCGTCCGCGATCACCGGTGCGTGTGCTCGATGCCTTGCTGAGAGCCCGTCCGGGGTGATGACGGGGAGTGCATTTCCTTGATCCACTCCCCGTCTACTCCCGAGAGGTTCACACAACGAGTCAGGGCCAGCTCCCTCAATTGAAGGAGCTGGCCCTGATCTGGTGTTTCAGCTGTCGGGGTGGCGGGATTTGAACCCACGACCTCTTCGTCCCGAACGAAGCGCGCTGCCAAGCTGCGCTACACCCCGATGTCGTTGTTCCACTGGCCTGTCCTCGCGGGCAGGTCGTGGCGACATCGATTACTTTAGCGGACCGGCGGCCGGAGACGAAATCCGGTTTTCGTAGGGCCGCTCCCGGGGCCCCGCGGGACCGGACGCACGCGGTCGAGGCCGACGATCAGGAGGGCCAGGGCGTAGAAGGCGAGGCCGAAGATGACGCCGTTGGCGAGGACGCCCGTGTAGCCGTGCAGGTCGACGTCGAGGAATGGGTACGGGTAGCGGGACATCGGGCCGGGGGACAGGAGTGCGCCGCGGGTCAGGGCGAAGGCCAGGTAGGCCAGGGGGTAGAGCAGCCACAGGGCCGCGTGGCGCGGGCGGAGGCCGCCCGGGCGGGTGAACAGGAGCCAGTCGAGGGCCACGCCGAGCGGCGTCACCGTGTGCAGGAGCTGGTTGGACGCCGAGTGCCAGCTGGAGAGGGCCGCCGCGCCCTCCGTCATCGAGAAGCCGCTCGCCTCGTCGGCCAGGACCAGGTGGTACACCAAGCCCGTGATCATGATGAAGAGCAGCGTGCCCGCCGTCACCCAGGGCGGGAGCGCGGGCCGGCCTCCCCACGAGCGCCACGCCGCGAGCCCCAGCACCACCGCCACCAGCACGTTGCTCTGGACCGTGAAGTAGCTGAGGACGCGCGGCGGGTCCCCGATGACCAGGTCGATGACGACTCCGGTCACCGCGGCGAGCACGATCAGCGCACGGAACGCGGCCACGAGGGGGCGGCGGACCGGGGGCACGACCGCCCCCGCGGGAACGCGCGCGTCCCGTCGTCCGCTCGTACCCCTGCCCCGGCCCCCACTCCTGTCCCTGCCCCGGTCCCTGTCCTTCGAAGAAGTCGGCGCGATCATGCTTCCACCGTAAGCACGACCTCCGGAAGCGTGCCTTCCGTGTGTACAGGCCGTGAGTACGGGGCCGGGTGTACGGGACGGTTGTACGGGCCGGGTCTCTCAGTCCCGCGCCGTCAGCGTCAGCAGCGTCGCCTCCGGCGGGCACGCGAACCGCATCGGCGTGTAGCGGTTCGCCCCGCACCCCGCGGACACGTGCAGGTACGACGTCCGGCCCTCGGACTCGTGCCGGGAGAGGCCCTTCACGCGGTCCGTGTCCAGGTCGCAGTTGGTGACCAGGGCGCCGTAGAAGGGGATGCAGAGCTGCCCGCCGTGCGTGTGCCCCGCGAGGATCAGCGGGTAGCCGTCGGCCGTGAAGGCGTCCAGCGAGCGCAGGTACGGCGCGTGCACAATGCCCATCGAGAAGTCAGCGCCCGCCTCGGGACCGCCCGCCACCTCCGCGTACCGGTCCCGCTTGATGTGCGGGTCGTCCAGGCCCGTGAACGCGATCTCGTAGCCGTCGATCTTCAGCGCGCCCCGCGTGTTCGTGAGGTTGACCCAGCCCGCCGCGTCGAAGCCGTCGCGCAGGCCCTCCCACGGGTTGCGGGGCACGCCCACGGCCGGAGCGTTGCCGTTCAGGCCGTGCCTGCCCTGCACCTTCTCGATCAGGTAGCGGCCGGGGTTGCGCGGCTTCGGGCCGTAGTAGTCGTTGGAACCGAAGACGTACGCCCCGGGGAACTCCATCAGCGGCCCGAGCGCGTCCAGCGTCTCCGGCACGCCCTCCGGGTCCGACAGGTTGTCGCCCGTGTTGATCACGATGTCGGGCCGCAGGCCCGCCAGCGAACGCAGCCACCGCTGCTTCTTGCGCTGCCCGGACACCATGTGGATGTCGGAGACCTGGAGGACCCGCAGGGAACGCATCCCCGGCGGCAGCACGGGCACCGTCACCCGCCTCAGCCGGAAGGAACGGGGCTCGATGCCCACTGAATAGGCGAGACCGGCCGCGGCCGTCGCCGTGATGCCCAGGGGTACTGCGTATCGCGCGCGCATCACCCCATCGTCTCAGACCCGGGCAGTGGCCTTGAGGGGTGGCCGGGGGCGGACGGGGCGCGGCCCGGAGGCGGTCCCGGAGCAACCCGCCCGCGTGTCAAGGGAGTCGAGGCCCGGGAAATCCGTGCGCGGAGAATCGTCCGCACCTGCCACAATCAACGCATGACCACGCTCAAGTCGAAGCTGCACGAAGACCTCACCGCCGCGATCCGGGGGCGCGACGAGCTGCGCTCCTCGACGCTCCGGCTGACCCTCACCGCCATCACGAAGGAGGAGGTCTCGGGCAAGACGGCC
This window encodes:
- a CDS encoding metallophosphoesterase, giving the protein MRARYAVPLGITATAAAGLAYSVGIEPRSFRLRRVTVPVLPPGMRSLRVLQVSDIHMVSGQRKKQRWLRSLAGLRPDIVINTGDNLSDPEGVPETLDALGPLMEFPGAYVFGSNDYYGPKPRNPGRYLIEKVQGRHGLNGNAPAVGVPRNPWEGLRDGFDAAGWVNLTNTRGALKIDGYEIAFTGLDDPHIKRDRYAEVAGGPEAGADFSMGIVHAPYLRSLDAFTADGYPLILAGHTHGGQLCIPFYGALVTNCDLDTDRVKGLSRHESEGRTSYLHVSAGCGANRYTPMRFACPPEATLLTLTARD